GGCCGCGCTCTGGCAACTGAGGCGAAGGCGCACCTTCACCGCACACGTCAATGACGTCACTGTAATTTCGTAACTATTCAGCCCTGGGTAGGCACGAGCGAAGGTTTGACGTCGGCGCCGCCGAAGTCATATAGCGAAAGGTGTCGCAGTAGAACGCCAACACGGAGCGCTGCTGCTGGATGCAGGTATGCACGACGGAGTAGGCCCGCTCAAGGAAGCGCATGCCACGGCCCGAACGCGTTACGTAGGAGATCTTTCGACGCACGACAAGCGCGCGTTGTCAGTGATCGGCACAAAGGAGCCAGTGCAGGATCGCCGTCATGGAGCCACCTGAAGATCGGCGCAATTGGGCCACTTCATGATCGTAAGCGCTAACTCAGCGGCGTTATAAAACCATCCCCCTTCCACCACCACACTGTCCCCACGTTCAGCCCAGTGGAGATAGTTATGATCAAGCGGGAAAAAACGGAAGCGGCCCTTCAGCGCGAGGCGTTGTGGCGAGATCGATTGGAACGCTACGCGACAAGCGGAAAGAAAGCATCTGATTTCTGCCGAGCCGAAGGCATACCGGTGTGGAGCTTCTACTCATGGCGTCAACGCCTTGCGCGTCACGCCGAGCCTCGCGTTGAGAAAGAAGCGCCCGTTGCGCCCTTCCTCGATTGGGGTGCACTCACTTCACCGGCGCCATCCATGAACGGCTTGGAGATTCGCCTCGATCTGGGTGCCGGTCTGGTGTCGACGATCGCGAGGCGCTGATGTTTTTCCCCGAAGGTCAGATCCGGATCTTTCTGTATGGCGAGCCGGTCGATAAGGCGCGCGCGGCGACAACGCCGATTCGAAACTGTTTTTCGACGAGACAAAAGTCCCGGTCGAAACCATCCACGTACCCAACCCAGACATGGAAGGCTTGTCGCCCGACGAATACGAGGTGATCGGCGAGAAGATCAGTCATCGCCTGGCGATGCGTCCGTCACGTAGTGCCGCGCTACGTGCGCACGCTGAGCGCCGCGATACCCAAGCCCTGTCGTGCCCACCGGCACCCACAGGCGTCCTGGAAGGCAGTCGCGCCGATGTGAGTTTCATCGCCGGCACGCGGGGGAACAAATGCCGTTACCACGTGCCGCTGCATCGGCAATGGCAGCATTTGAAGGACACTGGCATCGACGTCAGCCGTGGCTGGCTGACCCAACTCTCCAGACACTGCTGGACATGATCGGCCGACTGTATGCGGTAGAAAAGACCATCCGCGACGAGGGCTTGATCGGTGAGGCCAAGCGTCAACGACGCCAAGCCGACGCGGCGCCAGTGATGCGCCGGCTCTTCGAGTGGGTGGATGAAAACATCCAGGCACAAGCCTTTTTGCCCAGCAACCCGTTTCTCAAGGCACTTGGCTACATCCAGGAGCGCAAGGATGGTTTGATGGTATATCTGGATGATCCGGATGTACCCATCGATACCAACCATGTGGAACGGGTGATTCGTGCCATTCCCATGGGAAGAAAAAACGGGACCTTCTGTTGGACTGAGCTGGGCGCCCAGCAGATCGCCATCGTGCAAAGCTTGCTGGCGACCTGTCGCTTGCACGACGTTAATCCCTACGACTACCTGGTCGATGTCTTGCAGCGCGTGGGCGAGCATCCGCAGGCGCGCGTCCATGAACTGACTCCACGCGTCTGGAAGACGCTGTTTGCCGATAAGCCGATGCGCTCTGATCTACATCATGCACATGGGGGCATCAAGGACGCCGGGTAGCGAGCGCTTACCGCCTTCTTGCCACTTGCCTCGCAGCGTTGCAGCCGATCGCGCCACATCGCTTCCGTCGTTGCCCGTTTGCTCATGCCGGTCTCCACTGTGATGAAGGGAGACCAGTGTGACCGCGCAGAGCGGCTGCTTCTATAACGCCGCTGGGTTACCGCTTACAGGCGTACTGCGTGCCGTCCTTCATCGTCACGATCCAGTGGGCGGCGCTGGGCGTGGTGTCGTAGACGAACTGCAGGGTGGCGCCATACAGCGACGAATCGGTGTCGGTGTGCTCCCACACGGTACCGGCCGGGAACGGCCAATTGGCCGAACCGCTGACCAAATGGAAGTTCACCCCCTCGCCGCACGGCAACACCATTTGCACCGTGTTGAAGGTGTGATCGTTGTTGGGTGATCCTAAATAAGGCAACCTGACCCCGATGTTGCCAAAACCGGGGGATTACCTCAGAGATTTATCAGTCCGTCGAGTCGTAAATGTCCAACGCCAACTCGATGCCACGCTCACCTAGAACCTGAAGGTGCTCCGGCGGCAGAGATATTCCATCATTACCTGATCCCATAAAGAGTCCACAGAAGAGATCTACGCTGAAACTCCGGCGAATATCCGCCCAAACTTCTCGATCATTCGTCAATTTGCCCAAGATCTCATCGATCTGCCCACATAGATCTTCCGGTTCGCGAGTCTGCGCCTCTAACCACCACATGCCCGTTTTAGCGATCCGCACTTGGCCGGTAGACCGCCCAAGAATCTCGTCACCCTTTTGCTGAGAGCCAGTGGGTTCACTCCCCAGCACTTGGCTGACCTCGTCTGGTACGAGTAAATCACCAGCGATACGCAAGGTGGCACGAGAACGTTCAAAAGATGGCATATTTCACCTGTCCATCGTCAGAGTCACACCGGCCTTCTGGCCCGGCATCCAATTTGACATATCACTTGGACTTCACGTCATCCAAGTTGCCTAGAGCATGTCGTCATAAGATTCTGAGCCACATGACGAGGCAGCGAATTTGCACAGCGGCAAGGAAAGAGGACAGATTCTTCGCGTAGCGTGTCGCCACACCACGCCACTGTTTCAGGTACAAAAACGCATTCTCAACCAGGTGGCGATGACGATACAGGTACGTGTCGTAGTCGCGCGGCTCTTTTCGGTTTTTACGTGGCGGAATATGCGCCTGCATGCCTTGCTCATGAGCCTGCTCAACAATGGCATCACTGTCATAACCTTTGTCGGCCATGAGATGCTCAGCAGGAATGTCTTTGATCAGTTCCGCGGCCTGCGAACAATCTGCCCGGGTACCCTCTGTAACAAGAATTCGGACTGGCATACCATGCGCATCCACGGCCAAATGTATCTTGGTGTTGCGCCCCCTTTTGTGAGACCTATGCCCTGATTGCCGCCACGAGCTCCCGCTGCATGAGGATGAACCTTGCAGTGACTGGCATCGATCATCAGCCACTCAAAGTCCGGCTCATCCATCACACGTTCCAACAGACCTTCCCATGTGCCGTTATCGCGCCAGCGACAAAAGCGCCGATGGGTATTCTTCCAATCGCCGTACTCGGGTGGTAAATCTCGCCACGGCGCTCCGGTGCGAAGTATCCAGAACACTGCGTTGATGAATTGCCGATTATCTTTGGCTACACGCCCCCATCGGCCCGCTTGACCCGGCAAATGGGGTTCAAGCAAACCCCATTTTTCATCGGAGATGTCATGGCGTCGATAGGCTGCAGTCACAGAGGATTCCATCCAGCAAGATTCGATGGCAGGTAGTTAACCATATTTCAACACCTCATGACGACAGGCTCTACGACCTCTCCCGTCGGATCAACGACATCTCCTGTTTTCGGGTCAACGCCGAATACGTCTGTCGCCTTGCTCCCTGGACAACTCTGTTTGATTCCGTGGAACCGACCTTTTCCTTCCCTGGCGCCCACGCCTGTACGACGCCCCCATTCCGCAGCACCGGTATCAGCAGGCCAGTATCCAGGGGGCAGCCCAGTCGATTGTTGAGTGTTGTCCGTAGCCCAATCCAGCGCACTGCCAAGCAAATAACCGACGCCACCACCGATAGCTGAGCCACCTGCTATTTCAGCGGGAGTGGCTGCGATATTTAGCCCACCCGTAAAAGCATCTACTACAACGGACCCTCCAGCGGTTACCGCTCCCCCCGCCACCGCACCACCGGTGGACCAAGACTGTGCGTAGCTCATCAACCCTAATAGATCGATGTAGCTCAGTGGATTTCCACCCACATAGGCATAGAAGCTCAACTGCCCACCACCAAACGTGATAGGGTCCTCACTGATGAACCCACTCATCATCGGGCTGTAATAGCGTGCTCGATAGTAGTAGAGGCCCGGGCTGTCGGCTTCTCGCCCCGTGTACTGGTACGGATTCGTGAATCCCGTTGTCGTGTCACTTGGTGTCACGTTCCCATACGGGTCGTAGCTGTAGCGCTGCCTGATTGCACCAGTCGGATCAGTCAATGCAATCGTGCTGTTGAGCAAGTCCGTCAAGAAGTACGTTCGTCCCGTGACATCGTTGCGCGCAAAACGCTCGTCGATGCCTAGAGCCTGTCGTCATGAGGTGTTGAAATATGGTTAACTACCCGCCATCGAATCTTGCTGGATGGAATCCTCTGTGACTGCAGCCTATCGACGCCATGACATTTCCGATGAAAAATGGGGTTTGCTTGAACCCCATTTGCCGGGTCAAGCGGGCCGATGGGGGCGTGTAGCCAAAGATAATCGGCAATTCATCAACGCAGTGTTCTGGATACTTCGCACCGGAGCGCCGTGGCGAGATTTACCACCCGAGTACGGCGATTGGAAGAATACCCATCGGCGCTTTTGTCGCTGGCGCGATAACGGCACATGGGAAGGTCTGTTGGAACGTGTGATGGATGAGCCGGACTTTGAGTGGCTGATGATCGATGCCAGTCACTGCAAGGTTCATCCTCATGCAGCGGGAGCTCGTGGCGGCAATCAGGGCATAGGTCTCACAAAAGGGGGCGCAACACCAAGATACATTTGGCCGTGGATGCGCATGGTATGCCAGTCCGAATTCTTGTTACAGAGGGTACCCGGGCAGATTGTTCGCAGGCTGCGGAACTGATCAAAGACATTCCTGCTGAGCATCTCATGGCCGACAAAGGTTATGACAGTGATGCCATTGTTGAGCAGGCTCATGAGCAAGGCATGCAGGCGCATATTCCGCCACGTAAAAACCGAAAAGAGCCGCGCGACTACGACACGTACCTGTATCGTCATCGCCACCTGGTTGAGAATGCGTTTTTGTACCTGAAACAGTGGCGTGGTGTGGCGACACGCTACGCGAAGAATCTGTCCTCTTTCCTTGCCGCTGTGCAAATTCGCTGCCTCGTCATGTGGCTCAGAATCTTATGACGACATGCTCTAAACCAATCAGGATCGGATTGATCGTGCCACCTTGGGTTTCCTGCACCGCATTCATGCCGTCATACAGGAACTGCGTGGCTGTACCTTGCACCGTTTTGCTTGTGCGACGCCCAAATGCGTCGTAACTGAAACTGAGTTGGACCGCGCCGCCCTGGCTGATCTGCGCAAGCTGATTGCGTGCATTCCACGTATACGTGTTCGTCCCATCACTGGTCAGGTTGCCGTTCGCGTCGTAAGTCAGCGCCTGCCCGTTGAAGCTCGTCTCCCGATCATTGAGGTTGCGTATTTCGGCCCATCGTGACCGCCCATTTCGGTAAGGCGTGACCGGTCATTTCGGTAAGCCGTGACCGCCCGTTTCGGTTGATCGTGACCGATTTTCGACGGTCACCGAAATCAGCGGTCACGGCTTACCGAAACGCGCCCCTCGTTGTGCATAACTTCAACGCAACGGCATCCTCCACGGCTTTTTGGAGTGGCGATGCCGACCCCGCGAGTAGCTATGCGCAAGATCAAAGAATGTCTTCGACTGAAGCTGGAGTGCGACCTCTCGCACGAACGCATCGCCTTGGCCTTGGGTCTGTCCAAGGGCGTGGTCAGCAAGTACGTGAAACGTGCCACGGCCGCCGGACTGGACTGGCCCGGCCTGTCCGCCATGGACGACAACGCGATTGCCGCCCAGTTGTGTATGTCACCACCCGCCGTGCGTGGC
The sequence above is a segment of the Dyella sp. M7H15-1 genome. Coding sequences within it:
- a CDS encoding DUF4279 domain-containing protein, coding for MPSFERSRATLRIAGDLLVPDEVSQVLGSEPTGSQQKGDEILGRSTGQVRIAKTGMWWLEAQTREPEDLCGQIDEILGKLTNDREVWADIRRSFSVDLFCGLFMGSGNDGISLPPEHLQVLGERGIELALDIYDSTD
- a CDS encoding IS5 family transposase (programmed frameshift) produces the protein MESSVTAAYRRHDISDEKWGLLEPHLPGQAGRWGRVAKDNRQFINAVFWILRTGAPWRDLPPEYGDWKNTHRRFCRWRDNGTWEGLLERVMDEPDFEWLMIDASHCKVHPHAAGARGGNQGIGPHKRGRNTKIHLAVDAHGMPVRILVTEGTRADCSQAAELIKDIPAEHLMADKGYDSDAIVEQAHEQGMQAHIPPRKNRKEPRDYDTYLYRHRHLVENAFLYLKQWRGVATRYAKNLSSFLAAVQIRCLVMWLRIL
- a CDS encoding RHS repeat-associated core domain-containing protein, producing MTDLLNSTIALTDPTGAIRQRYSYDPYGNVTPSDTTTGFTNPYQYTGREADSPGLYYYRARYYSPMMSGFISEDPITFGGGQLSFYAYVGGNPLSYIDLLGLMSYAQSWSTGGAVAGGAVTAGGSVVVDAFTGGLNIAATPAEIAGGSAIGGGVGYLLGSALDWATDNTQQSTGLPPGYWPADTGAAEWGRRTGVGAREGKGRFHGIKQSCPGSKATDVFGVDPKTGDVVDPTGEVVEPVVMRC